A stretch of the Coturnix japonica isolate 7356 chromosome 27, Coturnix japonica 2.1, whole genome shotgun sequence genome encodes the following:
- the TTC25 gene encoding tetratricopeptide repeat protein 25 translates to MAENVPPVGTFPGFMTEAGLLYRRGEYGKALSCFNNALKLRAGDKHGLVGRSRCHLKLGDIQSAMRDVEAALQGDKAFSEGLYQKAEALYTMGDFEFALVFYHRGSELRPELQKFRLGIQKSHEAIINCIGTPSSVKLKNTEGLCFVSRQAESKKAEEKLQIKLSKDQKSTKKKEPARSQKTERQLLGELYPDKAYLEKLLKDEELMKSFTKQGIKVEDVVQGGIAYLDRRAEFWQQQKPIYARVRERKLMQQRWIREKKPKPAEVARYIVKNMEDIDMLLTGECPEESCKKAERVLKTIQGWSEDEVPNKEELIGNLHSCIGNAQFEMGQMEAALKSHKMDLEIARKNNLPDVVSRALDNIGRVYARTGKFQQAIDAWEEKIPLAKSSLEKTWLFHEVGRCYLELGNAEEAQNYGEKSLQSALEEGDAEWQLHARVLLAQAQEKLKDYCSAITNFEKALEKAKLLHSDAAQEAIIAALDDMSRSFVEDLREREAEDEDLQDQDFGGENAKYDSSEGREKEQSSENQGGEKEDAENEKEPENEGEELSEGDGKEEGEEEESKLKEEEEEEEEEKSERKEEGEEETGADE, encoded by the exons ATGGCGGAGAACGTGCCGCCCGTCGGAACCTTCCCGGGCTTCATGACCGAGGCCGGGCTGCTCTATAGGCGGGGCGAGTACGGCAAGGCCCTGAGCTGCTTCAACAAC GCGCTGAAGCTTCGAGCCGGGGACAAGCACGGCCTGGTGGGACGGTCACGGTGTCACCTGAAGCTCGGGGACATACAGAGCGCGATGAGGGACGTGGAGGCGGCGCTGCAGGGCGACAAGGCGTTCTCGGAG GGCCTGTACCAAAAGGCCGAGGCGCTGTACACCATGGGGGACTTTGAGTTCGCTCTGGTGTTCTATCATCGAGGCTCCGAACTGCGACCGGAGCTGCAGAAGTTCAGGCTGGGCATCCAGAAATCCCACGAGGCCATTATCAACTGCATTGGAA CTCCATCCTCAGTTAAACTGAAGAACACAGAGGGTCTCTGCTTTGTAAGCCGGCAGGCGGAG agcaaaaaagcagaagagaaactcCAGATCAAACTGAGCAAGGATCAAAAGtccacaaagaaaaaggaacctGCAAGGAGTCAGAAAACAGAGCGGCAGCTTCTGGGAGAGCTCTATCCTGACAAGGCCTACCTGGAAAAGCTGCTCAAGGACGAAG AGTTGATGAAGAGCTTCACAAAGCAGGGGATCAAAGTGGAGGACGTGGTTCAGGGTGGCATTGCCTACCTGGACAGGCGCGCTGagttctggcagcagcagaagcccaTCTATGCCCGTGTGAGGGAGCGCAAGCTCATGCAGCAGAGATGGATCCGAGAGAAGAAACCCAAACCAGCCGAGGTGGCCAGATACATTGTGAAGAATATGGAGGACATCGATATGT TGCTGACTGGAGAATGCCCTGAAGAGAGCTGCAAGAAAGCAGAGCGTGTGCTGAAAACAATACAAGGATGGTCAGAGGATGAAGTTCCCAACAAGGAGGAGCTGATTGGGAACCTCCACAGCTGCATTGGGAACGCTCAGTTTGAGATGGGGCAGATGGAGGCAGCCCTGAAAAGCCACAAAATGGATCTGGAGATTGCCAGGAAGAA CAATCTCCCCGACGTCGTGTCCAGAGCCCTCGACAACATCGGCAGAGTTTATGCCAGGACCGGCAAATTCCAGCAAGCCATCGACGC CTGGGAGGAGAAAATCCCACTGGCAAaatccagcctggagaagacgTGGCTGTTCCACGAGGTCGGCCGCTGTTACCTggagctgggaaatgctgaagaaGCTCAAAACTACGGAGAGAAATCCCTGCAGTCAGCGCTGGAGGAGGGGGATGCGGAGTGGCAGCTCCACGCCCgcgtgctgctggcacaggcacAAG AGAAGTTAAAGGATTATTGCTCTGCAATTACAAACTTTGAAAAGGCCCTTGAGAAGGCAAAGCTCCTCCACAGCGATGCAGCTCAGGAGGCCATCATTGCT GCCCTGGATGACATGAGCAGAAGCTTCGTCGAAGACCTGAGAGAAAGAGAAGCGGAGGATGAAGACCTCCAAG ATCAGGATTTCGGCGGTGAAAACGCAAAATACGACAGTTCTGAGGGACGGGaaaaggagcagagctcagagaaccaagggggggaaaaagaggatGCAGAGAACGAAAAGGAACCAGAAAACGAGGGAGAAGAGCTCAGtgaaggagatggaaaagaagagggtgaagaggaggagagcaaactgaaagaggaggaggaggaggaggaggaggagaagagcgaaagaaaggaagagggggaagaagaaacGGGAGCCGACGAATAG